Proteins encoded within one genomic window of Halocatena marina:
- a CDS encoding NADH-quinone oxidoreductase subunit J → MAVAPYETLAFALFAVITVGSSLGVVLVRDVWHSALLLGIALLSVAVHYVMRQAAFVATMQVLVYVGGVLILITFAVMLTRDSSGEEAVA, encoded by the coding sequence ATGGCTGTAGCACCGTACGAGACATTGGCATTCGCGCTGTTTGCCGTTATCACAGTGGGAAGCAGTTTAGGCGTCGTCCTCGTGCGCGACGTTTGGCACTCTGCTCTCCTACTGGGGATCGCGTTACTTTCGGTAGCAGTGCACTACGTCATGCGCCAAGCGGCGTTCGTGGCAACGATGCAGGTGCTCGTATACGTCGGGGGCGTCCTGATTTTGATCACATTCGCGGTTATGCTCACCCGCGATAGCTCGGGTGAGGAGGCGGTCGCATGA
- a CDS encoding NADH-quinone oxidoreductase subunit J — translation MTTRPRLKLGRHLIPGMAAVALFVVMAAAFLSAEFPAPQGFGEGSITASIGYAMFDLEGPIPSENFLVTFEIIDVVLVAALAAAVMLARRESGKGPLSGPGSESGSGSGSESESNDGLTDMDVRTDGGDGTDAHTEDDH, via the coding sequence ATGACGACTCGCCCACGGTTGAAACTCGGCCGTCATCTCATTCCAGGGATGGCTGCGGTCGCTCTGTTCGTTGTCATGGCAGCAGCGTTCCTATCAGCTGAGTTTCCAGCACCACAGGGGTTCGGCGAGGGATCAATCACTGCGAGTATCGGCTATGCGATGTTCGATCTCGAAGGACCGATCCCATCAGAGAACTTCCTCGTCACGTTCGAGATTATCGATGTTGTCCTCGTGGCTGCACTCGCCGCCGCCGTGATGCTCGCCCGGCGTGAGAGCGGTAAAGGACCCCTATCCGGACCTGGATCTGAATCCGGATCCGGATCCGGATCTGAATCCGAATCTAACGATGGGCTCACGGACATGGATGTTCGAACAGACGGTGGAGACGGTACGGACGCGCACACGGAGGACGATCATTGA
- the nuoK gene encoding NADH-quinone oxidoreductase subunit NuoK, with amino-acid sequence MVPSEYYLVLSAAVFCIGLFGVLTRRNALVFLMSVELMLNAANINLVAFSVQNGNLTGQVFSLFTMALAAAEVAVGIGIILVLYRNFNDVDVTTATTMRW; translated from the coding sequence ATGGTTCCATCAGAGTATTATCTTGTCCTCTCGGCAGCAGTGTTCTGTATTGGCCTGTTTGGTGTTCTGACGCGTCGGAACGCGTTGGTGTTCCTGATGAGCGTCGAGTTGATGTTGAACGCAGCGAACATCAACCTCGTCGCCTTCTCGGTTCAGAACGGAAATCTCACTGGGCAGGTGTTCAGCCTGTTCACGATGGCGCTCGCCGCTGCAGAAGTCGCCGTCGGAATCGGTATCATCCTCGTACTCTATCGCAACTTCAATGATGTGGACGTCACGACAGCAACGACAATGAGGTGGTAA
- the nuoL gene encoding NADH-quinone oxidoreductase subunit L: MAGAFEFAPAIAILPLVSFVIALFAGQYMPKKGALAGITATGGSLLLSVWMYATVLTTGHPHFEHIYTLVSIQDPFALQFGILIDQLSTLMLLIVSLISFLVFIFSLGYMNDEGETGLPRYYAELSLFSFSMLAFVMASNLFMAFMFFELVGLCSYLLIGFWFREAGPPSAAKKAFLVTRFGDYFFLIGVVAVFATFGTAAFAGDGSFPVIAEEVLAGTGGGEVHTFGFDPQTWFTIIGLLVLGGVVGKSAQFPLHTWLPDAMEGPTPVSALIHAATMVAAGVYLVARMYGFYALSPTALSIIAFVGGFTALFAATMGVVKRELKQVLAYSTISQYGYMMLALGVGGYVAGVFHLTTHAMFKALLFLGAGAVIIAMHHDEDMWKMGGLKEHLPVTYYTFLAGSLALAGILPFSGFWSKDEVLFEALLRGMNDPVFFAAYAMGLLGVFFTGLYTFRMVFLTFHGEPRTSVAKDPHLISWNMKVPLVVLGILATVIGFINMAPIAKLTGTHIDFLHSWFAHGGEALTVEHYETLLAEWAGYEAVEVSNSVMLGSAAVSLALALLGAGAAHVLYNVPEPIEHTDKLGSIKTVLFNNYYQDEYQVWLAEGVTANVAQAADTFDQGVIDGAVNGISSISLFSGSRIRRIQTGIVSNYAALLTLGLVALLLAIGLLGGWFV; this comes from the coding sequence ATGGCAGGAGCATTCGAATTCGCGCCAGCGATCGCTATACTACCGCTTGTATCGTTCGTTATCGCGCTCTTTGCGGGTCAGTATATGCCCAAGAAAGGAGCGCTCGCCGGAATCACAGCGACAGGTGGGTCTCTGCTACTGTCTGTGTGGATGTACGCTACTGTTCTCACGACAGGACACCCACATTTCGAACATATCTATACGCTTGTCTCTATCCAAGATCCGTTCGCGCTTCAGTTTGGAATTCTCATCGATCAACTCTCGACGTTGATGCTGCTCATCGTCTCTCTCATCTCCTTTTTGGTGTTCATCTTCTCGCTCGGATACATGAACGATGAGGGTGAAACAGGTCTTCCGCGATACTATGCCGAGCTGAGCCTGTTCAGCTTCAGCATGCTCGCATTCGTCATGGCGTCGAACCTGTTCATGGCGTTCATGTTCTTCGAGCTCGTCGGACTGTGTTCGTACCTGCTCATCGGCTTCTGGTTCCGCGAGGCAGGTCCACCGTCGGCAGCGAAGAAAGCGTTCCTCGTCACCCGATTTGGTGACTACTTCTTCCTCATCGGCGTGGTCGCCGTCTTTGCGACGTTCGGGACGGCAGCCTTCGCAGGAGATGGGAGCTTCCCAGTCATCGCTGAAGAAGTCCTCGCAGGAACCGGTGGCGGCGAGGTTCACACCTTCGGATTCGATCCGCAAACGTGGTTCACGATCATCGGTCTCCTCGTGCTGGGTGGTGTCGTTGGGAAATCTGCACAGTTCCCGCTTCACACGTGGCTTCCTGACGCGATGGAAGGCCCGACGCCCGTCTCTGCGCTCATTCACGCGGCAACAATGGTCGCAGCGGGTGTCTATCTCGTTGCACGCATGTACGGTTTCTATGCGCTTTCACCGACTGCACTCTCGATTATCGCGTTTGTTGGTGGATTTACAGCGCTGTTCGCGGCGACGATGGGCGTCGTCAAGCGCGAACTCAAGCAGGTGCTCGCGTACTCGACCATCTCCCAGTACGGGTATATGATGCTCGCACTCGGTGTCGGTGGCTACGTCGCTGGTGTCTTCCATCTGACCACGCACGCGATGTTCAAGGCCCTGCTGTTCCTCGGTGCAGGAGCGGTCATCATTGCGATGCACCACGACGAGGATATGTGGAAGATGGGCGGACTGAAAGAGCATCTTCCAGTCACGTATTATACCTTCCTCGCAGGCTCGCTCGCACTCGCGGGCATCCTTCCGTTCTCGGGCTTTTGGTCGAAAGACGAGGTGCTGTTCGAGGCACTCCTCCGTGGCATGAACGACCCGGTCTTCTTCGCCGCATACGCGATGGGACTGCTCGGTGTGTTCTTCACGGGACTCTACACCTTCCGGATGGTGTTCCTCACCTTCCACGGTGAGCCACGGACGAGCGTAGCCAAAGACCCTCACCTCATCAGTTGGAATATGAAAGTCCCGCTGGTGGTGCTCGGTATCCTCGCTACTGTCATCGGATTCATCAACATGGCACCGATCGCAAAGCTGACCGGGACTCACATCGACTTCCTCCACAGCTGGTTCGCCCACGGCGGCGAGGCACTCACTGTCGAGCATTACGAAACGTTGCTCGCAGAGTGGGCAGGCTACGAGGCTGTCGAGGTCAGTAACAGCGTGATGCTCGGCTCAGCGGCTGTCTCGCTCGCGCTTGCGCTCTTGGGAGCAGGGGCTGCACACGTTCTCTACAACGTGCCCGAACCCATCGAACACACGGACAAACTCGGATCCATCAAGACGGTGCTGTTCAACAACTACTACCAAGACGAATATCAGGTATGGCTCGCAGAGGGTGTGACCGCGAATGTTGCCCAAGCGGCTGATACGTTCGACCAAGGTGTCATCGATGGTGCTGTCAACGGCATCTCTAGCATCTCGTTGTTCTCTGGAAGCCGCATTCGCCGCATCCAAACCGGAATTGTCTCCAACTACGCGGCTCTGCTCACGCTGGGTCTGGTCGCGCTCCTTCTTGCTATCGGTCTCCTCGGGGGGTGGTTCGTATGA
- a CDS encoding NuoM family protein, producing the protein MMIEFLLGVCLVGAAVVFLAPDRYSARLSFLISLLPIIGSVYMYATFDGVGNALLEGATLAFETRVKWLSVGPYDLFYHVGLDGVSMPLIVLTTVLTSLAIVSAWTPINERKSQFYGLMLMMEASLIGVFAALDFFVWFIFWEAVLIPMYFLIGVWGGPRRKYAAMKFFVYTNVASLVMFVGFFVLVFGLGGSVQTLGLPEIAQTITGSDTAVQSVAGLAPSTVKTVAFFLMFAGFAVKVPVVPVHTWLPDAHVEAPTPVSVILAGVLLKMGTYALLRFNFTLLPEVAQQYAIVLVLFAVVSVIYGALLALAQQDLKRIVAYSSVSSMGYVILGLVAFTLYGIGGATFQMISHGLISGLLFLCVGVIYNTTHTRMVGDMSGLADRMPITTGALVAGSFAYMGLPLMSGFMGEFFVFVGSFGASFPFAPVFTGIAMFGIVIVAGYYLFAMQRTLFGSFNVETDYEITRAPTHDVIPLFVLLTLIIVLGSAPDVIFQMIEGAVRPMTELTQGQQADAQPVLDTLKLIGGGVL; encoded by the coding sequence ATGATGATCGAATTCCTCCTCGGGGTCTGTCTCGTTGGCGCAGCAGTCGTCTTCCTCGCACCGGATCGGTACTCAGCACGGCTCTCGTTCTTGATTAGCCTGCTCCCCATCATCGGCAGCGTGTACATGTACGCCACGTTCGACGGCGTCGGCAACGCGCTACTCGAAGGAGCAACGTTGGCGTTCGAGACGCGGGTCAAGTGGCTGAGCGTCGGTCCCTATGACCTGTTCTACCACGTCGGTCTCGACGGCGTGAGTATGCCGTTGATCGTTCTCACGACGGTGTTGACGTCGCTCGCTATTGTGAGCGCGTGGACGCCAATCAATGAGCGCAAATCACAGTTCTACGGGTTGATGCTCATGATGGAGGCGAGTCTCATCGGCGTGTTCGCAGCACTCGATTTCTTCGTTTGGTTCATCTTCTGGGAAGCCGTTCTCATCCCAATGTACTTCCTGATCGGTGTCTGGGGTGGCCCACGACGGAAGTACGCCGCGATGAAGTTCTTCGTCTACACGAACGTCGCCTCGCTAGTGATGTTCGTCGGCTTTTTCGTTCTCGTGTTCGGGCTTGGTGGATCGGTCCAGACGCTCGGACTCCCCGAGATTGCACAGACAATCACCGGATCCGACACCGCCGTGCAGTCGGTCGCCGGATTGGCTCCGAGTACTGTGAAGACGGTTGCCTTCTTCCTCATGTTCGCCGGGTTTGCGGTGAAGGTCCCGGTTGTTCCCGTCCACACGTGGCTGCCGGATGCTCACGTTGAGGCACCGACGCCGGTGTCGGTGATCCTAGCGGGCGTCCTCTTGAAGATGGGTACGTACGCGCTGTTGCGGTTCAACTTCACGCTGTTACCCGAGGTGGCCCAGCAGTACGCGATCGTTCTCGTGCTGTTCGCGGTCGTGTCGGTGATCTACGGAGCGTTACTCGCACTGGCCCAGCAGGACTTAAAACGCATTGTCGCATACTCGTCAGTCTCTTCGATGGGCTACGTCATCCTCGGATTAGTCGCGTTCACGCTCTACGGCATTGGTGGTGCGACGTTCCAGATGATCAGCCACGGACTCATTTCGGGTCTCCTGTTCCTCTGCGTAGGTGTTATCTACAACACGACGCACACGCGGATGGTCGGTGACATGAGCGGTCTCGCCGACAGGATGCCGATCACAACCGGCGCACTCGTCGCTGGTTCGTTCGCGTATATGGGACTCCCGCTGATGTCCGGCTTCATGGGCGAGTTCTTCGTCTTCGTCGGCTCGTTCGGGGCCAGCTTCCCATTCGCGCCTGTGTTTACGGGAATCGCAATGTTCGGTATCGTCATCGTAGCGGGCTATTACCTGTTTGCGATGCAACGGACGTTGTTCGGCTCATTCAACGTCGAGACCGACTACGAGATCACTCGCGCGCCCACACACGACGTGATCCCACTGTTCGTGCTCCTCACTCTCATCATCGTGCTTGGCTCTGCACCCGACGTGATCTTCCAAATGATCGAGGGCGCAGTCAGGCCGATGACCGAGCTCACTCAAGGACAGCAGGCAGATGCCCAGCCAGTCCTTGATACGCTAAAGCTCATCGGAGGTGGTGTCCTATGA
- a CDS encoding NADH-quinone oxidoreductase subunit N, with the protein MNPNLLQIQITGYEALAPSIILAFTALVLFVIDSISPESENSQLLSGLTVFGSLVTLVVTGTFLLIGVGGANASALSLFEGQLVVDEMSLFFTFIIASVTALVSLASYEYLRDRPYQAEYYILVLLSATGMTLMASSNSLATAFVSLELTSLPSYALVAYIKDNRGSVEAGLKYFLIGALSSAVFVYGVSLIYAVTGSLLLPDIASTLQGGFDESLIGVLGFGVVMILGGLAFKMASVPFHFWAPEAYEGAPAPISGFLSSASKAAGFVLAFRVFITAFPTSGIAGVDWVFAFQILALVTMTLGNFAAATQENVKRMLAYSSIGHAGYVLIALAALTGPADQGLVLGAGMIHLLVYGFMNTGAFLFVALAEYWGIGRTFEDYNGLANKAPVACAAMTVFLFNLAGLPIGGGFLSKYFLLFATVSAQTFVLAAALIINSALSLYFYTRVVKAMWIEDPTDDFTIDGYPSGLYAAVIAAAVVTVLLLPALFLFSDPAFEAASALF; encoded by the coding sequence ATGAATCCAAACCTGTTGCAGATCCAGATCACCGGATACGAAGCCCTTGCGCCGTCGATCATTCTCGCGTTCACGGCACTCGTACTGTTCGTCATCGATAGTATCTCACCTGAATCGGAAAACAGCCAGCTGCTTTCCGGTCTCACGGTTTTCGGCTCGCTCGTTACGCTCGTCGTGACCGGGACCTTTCTCCTGATCGGTGTCGGGGGAGCGAACGCGAGTGCGCTCTCACTGTTTGAGGGACAGCTCGTCGTCGACGAGATGAGCCTCTTCTTTACGTTCATCATTGCAAGCGTCACCGCGCTCGTCTCGCTCGCTAGCTACGAATATCTCCGTGACCGTCCATATCAGGCCGAATACTACATTCTCGTCCTGCTTTCGGCTACGGGAATGACGCTCATGGCTAGCTCGAACAGCCTTGCAACGGCGTTCGTGAGCCTCGAACTCACTTCGCTCCCATCGTACGCACTTGTCGCGTACATCAAGGATAACCGCGGAAGCGTCGAAGCTGGTCTGAAGTATTTCCTCATCGGTGCGCTCTCGTCTGCGGTCTTCGTATATGGTGTCAGCCTCATCTACGCCGTTACAGGAAGTCTTCTCCTACCTGACATTGCGAGCACGCTTCAGGGCGGATTCGATGAGAGTCTCATTGGCGTCCTCGGATTCGGTGTGGTGATGATCCTCGGTGGACTCGCGTTCAAGATGGCAAGCGTCCCGTTCCACTTCTGGGCACCGGAGGCGTACGAAGGCGCTCCGGCACCCATCTCGGGATTCCTGTCGTCTGCTTCGAAGGCTGCCGGGTTCGTCCTCGCCTTCCGCGTGTTCATCACCGCGTTCCCGACAAGCGGGATCGCAGGTGTCGATTGGGTGTTCGCGTTCCAGATTCTCGCACTGGTGACGATGACCCTCGGTAACTTCGCCGCAGCCACCCAAGAGAATGTCAAGCGGATGCTTGCGTACTCTTCGATTGGCCACGCTGGCTACGTGCTCATTGCGCTTGCAGCACTGACTGGTCCGGCCGATCAAGGTCTCGTTCTCGGCGCAGGAATGATTCACCTCCTCGTCTACGGCTTCATGAACACTGGTGCGTTCCTGTTCGTTGCGCTTGCCGAATACTGGGGGATCGGGAGAACCTTCGAGGACTACAACGGTCTTGCCAACAAGGCACCGGTTGCCTGTGCGGCCATGACCGTGTTCCTGTTTAACCTTGCAGGGCTACCCATCGGCGGTGGATTCCTCTCGAAATACTTCCTCCTCTTTGCAACAGTCAGCGCTCAGACGTTCGTTCTCGCCGCTGCGCTCATCATCAACAGCGCGCTGTCGCTTTACTTCTACACCCGTGTGGTGAAGGCGATGTGGATCGAGGACCCGACCGACGACTTCACCATCGACGGCTATCCGAGCGGTCTCTACGCCGCTGTGATTGCCGCCGCTGTCGTGACTGTCCTGCTCCTACCGGCACTCTTCCTCTTCTCTGACCCTGCGTTCGAGGCCGCTAGTGCACTGTTCTGA
- a CDS encoding DHH family phosphoesterase, giving the protein MVTRLVLGCGSLGQLLVDTLDERPGTLQVIVNDTNRAETLRGDGIPATQGDSTDSEALPWTRDSTVDSVIVASDDAERNRRTALLARETYPDALLVAYTGENADDEIRSTLSAVADRVIDPGVALTEQVLASAGRQGHRVRQLHRTLRDLDGRLAVVMHDNPDPDAIASAIALANLAERLNCPADPCYSGDITHQENRALVNLLEYDLLHFENDAFDLSDYSGVALVDHARPGVNDQLPPETEIDIVIDHHPPRKPVEARFVDLRSDVGATSTLLVDYYQRLDIVPSTEIATGLLFGIWVDTKEFSREIAVDDFEAAAYLMPSVDMPVLERVESPRMSTETVETIGRAIRNRTINDSVLTSCVGHFRDRDAIAQASDHLLNMDGITTTLVYGIKDGTIYASGRARSTTLDVGETLRDAFDQIGDAGGHADMAGAQIPLGVLGVIEETTDNGDSTDSGDGDQSDDRTEGSNTTDNVENERTSKSDSKRDQLVDIVRKVIDERFFETIRNRPYWELMDDTDASNPNHVYW; this is encoded by the coding sequence ATGGTAACCCGGCTGGTGCTTGGGTGTGGATCACTCGGGCAGCTGCTGGTCGATACACTCGATGAGCGCCCTGGAACGCTACAGGTTATCGTTAACGATACGAACCGAGCAGAAACGCTCCGTGGCGATGGTATTCCGGCCACACAGGGCGACAGCACGGATTCGGAGGCACTCCCGTGGACACGGGATTCCACCGTGGATTCGGTCATCGTCGCGAGCGACGACGCCGAGCGAAACCGTCGGACGGCACTCCTCGCGCGTGAGACATACCCCGACGCACTACTCGTCGCGTATACGGGAGAGAACGCCGATGATGAGATACGATCAACGCTGTCAGCAGTCGCGGACAGAGTAATCGACCCAGGTGTGGCGCTTACAGAACAGGTACTCGCATCCGCTGGACGGCAGGGTCACCGCGTCCGCCAACTCCACCGGACGCTTCGTGACCTCGATGGACGACTCGCTGTCGTGATGCACGACAATCCAGATCCGGACGCGATTGCGAGCGCGATTGCGCTTGCGAATCTCGCAGAACGACTGAACTGTCCGGCAGATCCGTGTTACTCAGGAGATATTACCCATCAAGAAAACCGCGCGCTCGTGAATCTCCTTGAGTACGATCTTCTCCATTTCGAGAATGATGCGTTCGATCTCTCCGACTACAGTGGTGTCGCGCTCGTTGATCACGCGCGCCCAGGCGTAAACGATCAACTCCCCCCCGAGACGGAGATCGATATCGTCATCGATCACCATCCACCGCGCAAGCCTGTTGAGGCGCGGTTCGTCGATCTGCGAAGTGACGTTGGAGCGACGAGTACGCTTCTCGTTGATTACTATCAGCGTCTCGATATTGTGCCGTCGACAGAGATTGCAACGGGGCTGCTGTTCGGTATCTGGGTCGACACCAAAGAGTTCAGCCGCGAGATCGCAGTCGATGACTTCGAGGCAGCAGCGTACCTTATGCCCTCGGTGGACATGCCGGTGCTCGAACGGGTCGAATCACCGAGAATGAGCACGGAAACGGTCGAAACGATCGGCCGAGCGATCAGAAATCGGACAATCAACGACTCGGTGCTCACGAGTTGTGTCGGTCATTTCAGAGATCGAGACGCAATCGCGCAGGCCTCTGATCACTTGCTCAATATGGATGGGATCACGACGACGCTCGTATACGGGATCAAAGACGGGACCATTTATGCCTCGGGACGTGCCCGGAGTACAACCCTCGATGTCGGTGAGACCCTTCGTGATGCGTTCGACCAGATTGGTGATGCTGGTGGTCATGCCGATATGGCTGGCGCACAGATCCCGCTTGGTGTCCTCGGTGTTATCGAAGAAACGACAGACAATGGCGACAGTACTGACTCTGGAGATGGAGACCAAAGTGATGATCGCACAGAAGGGAGCAATACCACCGATAACGTCGAAAACGAGAGGACGAGCAAAAGTGACAGTAAACGTGATCAGTTGGTCGATATCGTTCGGAAAGTCATTGACGAACGGTTTTTCGAAACGATTCGAAATCGACCATATTGGGAACTAATGGATGATACCGACGCCTCTAATCCCAATCACGTCTACTGGTGA
- a CDS encoding CBS domain-containing protein — translation MANSDGGKPRVKDYMTREVVTVSPDETVADVARRIAENEGHSGFPVCTGRYVQGIITARDLLLAEDEDPVFKVMNEDLIVAHPEMDITDAARVILRSGIQKLPVVDDAGHLVGIISNADVVRSQIERATPGKVDKLVQTLKNIHEVDMRQVRRTVSLDDLTPTQGTVYTDELEGRSYELQNGLAEPLVVIDNGGSRLLLADGHHRVKAAHRLGIDEMDAYVIVLKEAVKLGMAETARKGDLDGINDISVVDYSHHPLIETTTRLQTDHD, via the coding sequence ATGGCAAACAGTGATGGAGGCAAACCCCGCGTTAAAGATTATATGACCCGGGAAGTCGTGACTGTCAGCCCGGATGAAACGGTTGCTGACGTTGCCCGTCGCATCGCGGAAAACGAGGGTCACAGCGGCTTTCCGGTGTGTACTGGACGGTACGTTCAGGGGATCATCACTGCACGCGACCTTCTGCTCGCTGAGGACGAAGACCCTGTCTTCAAAGTGATGAATGAGGATCTCATCGTTGCCCATCCCGAAATGGATATCACCGACGCCGCACGCGTTATCCTCCGTTCGGGAATCCAGAAGCTTCCTGTCGTCGACGATGCCGGACACCTCGTCGGTATCATCTCGAATGCCGATGTCGTTCGGAGTCAGATCGAGCGCGCCACTCCCGGAAAGGTCGATAAGCTCGTACAAACGCTCAAGAATATCCACGAGGTGGATATGCGACAGGTTCGACGGACGGTTTCTCTCGATGATCTTACTCCCACCCAAGGAACGGTGTATACGGACGAGCTGGAGGGCCGGTCCTACGAGCTACAAAACGGATTAGCCGAACCGCTCGTGGTTATCGATAATGGTGGGAGCAGGCTGTTGCTCGCCGACGGCCATCACCGCGTGAAAGCGGCCCATCGACTCGGTATCGATGAAATGGACGCGTACGTCATCGTTCTCAAGGAAGCAGTCAAGCTGGGGATGGCAGAAACGGCACGAAAGGGCGACCTCGACGGAATCAATGATATCTCTGTGGTCGATTACTCACACCACCCACTTATCGAGACGACAACGCGGCTCCAAACTGACCACGACTAA
- a CDS encoding alanine--glyoxylate aminotransferase family protein — protein MPDDDDFLLLNPGPVPLSGNVRRVMDEPMVSHRSAEFEATYERAQQGLDYVFTQSTLDDHRHDSNGTSLILNGTATMGMEMAVANLTDAESDVVALVNGKFGRRFKRIAERHARVTPVEVEWGQSFDLDAVEQAVADADLVTMVHNETSTGVLNPVEAVGELTAEHDALFVVDGVTSIGGDVFRVDDWNVDIAITDAQKALAAPPGISALYVTERAADAADGDSAPFYEDLEWHLRKADDHQTPFTSSVPLFRALAVAVEEIREEGMESRIDRHRRQSQAFRAGFEALGLKRFPDIEPPTSLSNTLTAIELPDEVKAAPEEFFGAITERNVSISGGQAHLGGQIFRVSNMGHLSSAQVLRGIRTVGEALNEVGVECDVESSIETATEILNK, from the coding sequence ATGCCGGACGATGATGATTTCCTTCTCTTGAACCCGGGACCGGTACCGCTCTCGGGTAATGTGCGCCGGGTAATGGACGAGCCGATGGTGTCGCACCGGTCGGCGGAATTCGAGGCGACATACGAACGCGCACAGCAGGGACTCGATTACGTCTTCACTCAGTCGACGCTCGACGATCACCGCCACGACAGCAACGGGACGAGTCTCATTCTCAACGGGACGGCGACGATGGGGATGGAGATGGCCGTTGCGAACCTTACTGACGCGGAGAGTGACGTCGTCGCTCTCGTGAACGGGAAGTTCGGCCGTCGGTTCAAGCGGATCGCAGAGCGCCACGCTCGCGTGACCCCCGTTGAGGTCGAGTGGGGCCAATCGTTCGATCTCGACGCAGTCGAACAGGCAGTCGCAGACGCTGATCTCGTGACGATGGTCCACAACGAGACGAGTACCGGTGTTCTGAACCCTGTCGAAGCTGTGGGTGAACTCACAGCAGAACACGACGCGTTGTTTGTTGTCGATGGTGTCACGAGCATCGGCGGCGACGTGTTCCGCGTCGACGATTGGAACGTCGATATCGCCATCACAGACGCACAGAAAGCACTCGCAGCACCGCCGGGCATCAGCGCACTCTACGTTACCGAACGCGCTGCTGACGCCGCTGATGGCGACTCTGCACCGTTCTACGAAGATTTGGAGTGGCATCTCCGGAAGGCCGACGATCACCAAACCCCGTTTACGAGTTCCGTTCCCCTGTTTCGCGCGCTCGCGGTGGCTGTCGAAGAGATCCGCGAGGAGGGAATGGAAAGCCGGATCGACCGCCATCGACGCCAGTCACAGGCCTTCCGCGCTGGATTCGAGGCACTCGGACTCAAACGCTTCCCCGACATCGAACCCCCAACGAGCCTCTCGAACACGCTCACAGCAATCGAACTACCCGATGAAGTGAAAGCAGCACCAGAGGAGTTCTTTGGGGCAATCACAGAGCGAAACGTAAGCATCAGCGGTGGCCAAGCCCATCTCGGTGGACAGATCTTTCGGGTGAGCAATATGGGTCACTTATCCTCAGCGCAGGTGCTCAGAGGGATCCGAACAGTTGGAGAGGCACTGAACGAAGTCGGCGTCGAATGCGATGTCGAATCGAGCATCGAGACAGCAACAGAGATACTGAACAAGTAA